Proteins from a single region of Allocatelliglobosispora scoriae:
- the rplT gene encoding 50S ribosomal protein L20: protein MARVKRAVNAQKKRRTVLESAAGYRGQRSRLYRKAKEQMLHSMQYAYRDRRDRKGDFRQLWIQRINAAARANGMTYNRLIQGLKLAEIEVDRKILAELAVNEPTAFAALVEAAKAAVATHQAA, encoded by the coding sequence ATGGCACGCGTCAAGCGGGCAGTAAACGCCCAGAAGAAGCGCCGCACCGTCCTGGAGAGCGCAGCCGGTTACCGCGGCCAGCGCTCGCGCCTGTACCGCAAGGCCAAGGAGCAGATGCTGCACTCGATGCAGTATGCCTACCGGGACCGTCGTGACCGCAAGGGCGACTTCCGGCAGCTCTGGATCCAGCGCATCAACGCGGCTGCCCGCGCCAACGGCATGACCTACAACCGGCTCATCCAGGGTCTGAAGCTGGCCGAGATCGAGGTGGACCGCAAGATCCTCGCCGAGCTCGCGGTCAACGAGCCCACGGCGTTCGCCGCGCTGGTCGAGGCCGCCAAGGCCGCCGTCGCCACGCACCAGGCCGCCTGA